A single region of the Candidatus Marsarchaeota archaeon genome encodes:
- the ppa gene encoding inorganic diphosphatase has protein sequence MNFSKQTDNFPETFYAFIEIPQGSGIKYEYKEDLEAVVVDRFLFTSMTYPTNYGFALGTKGKDGDPLDVLVMSQVPISSGMVIKVRAIGIAVMSDEEGSDNKVIAVPVEKVDPSFASYKDAQDIPEFMKNRIKHFFEHYKELEKGKFMKFEKFEGKEEAMKELKESRV, from the coding sequence ATGAACTTCTCAAAGCAGACGGACAATTTCCCGGAGACGTTTTACGCGTTCATAGAGATACCGCAGGGCAGCGGCATAAAGTATGAGTACAAGGAGGACCTCGAAGCGGTGGTTGTCGACAGGTTCCTTTTCACCTCGATGACGTATCCCACAAACTATGGATTTGCGCTTGGAACTAAGGGAAAGGACGGAGATCCCCTTGACGTGCTTGTAATGTCGCAGGTGCCGATATCAAGCGGCATGGTGATAAAAGTCAGGGCGATAGGCATCGCGGTGATGAGCGACGAGGAGGGCTCCGACAACAAGGTAATAGCCGTGCCTGTAGAAAAAGTTGATCCTTCGTTCGCTTCGTACAAGGACGCCCAGGACATACCTGAATTCATGAAGAACAGGATAAAGCATTTCTTCGAGCACTACAAGGAGCTTGAGAAGGGAAAATTCATGAAGTTCGAGAAGTTCGAGGGCAAGGAGGAAGCGATGAAAGAACTAAAGGAATCAAGAGTCTAA
- a CDS encoding low molecular weight phosphatase family protein, with protein MALVLFVCKENTYRSQIAEALFNSMAKRDSAISASGAEPAKEISHDAIMLLKKTYGIDMSGQKPKMLTEKMLKSASRIITVCDPKDCVLLPKSYNAEHWSIPKFEGMNDEEKEKNLKNLYEKVKKLVNELEAGSP; from the coding sequence ATGGCATTGGTTCTTTTCGTATGCAAGGAAAACACCTACAGGAGCCAGATTGCCGAAGCGTTGTTCAACAGCATGGCAAAGAGGGATTCGGCAATCAGCGCTTCAGGAGCAGAGCCGGCCAAAGAAATAAGCCACGATGCTATAATGCTACTCAAGAAAACGTATGGAATAGATATGAGCGGGCAGAAGCCGAAGATGCTCACGGAAAAGATGCTCAAGTCTGCCTCAAGGATAATAACAGTATGCGATCCCAAGGACTGTGTGCTTCTTCCTAAGAGTTACAACGCAGAGCACTGGAGCATACCTAAATTCGAAGGAATGAACGACGAAGAAAAGGAAAAGAACCTTAAAAATTTATATGAAAAGGTAAAGAAGTTGGTGAACGAGTTGGAAGCTGGTTCACCTTGA
- a CDS encoding helix-turn-helix transcriptional regulator, translated as MKNSGACAAQEALSLVSKKWLLIALNSIAVYGPSRYNQLLERLSPISPKGLADVLKLMESNGLIRKDNDSVHYVITAKGSDLDRAALPLLKWSRPFCRDKNCSVAVEMDGQLSRSR; from the coding sequence ATGAAAAATTCAGGCGCATGCGCTGCACAGGAAGCATTGTCGCTGGTCTCGAAGAAATGGCTTCTTATAGCGCTTAATAGCATAGCAGTTTATGGCCCTTCAAGGTATAACCAACTCTTGGAAAGGCTGTCGCCGATAAGCCCAAAGGGCCTAGCTGATGTATTAAAGCTGATGGAGAGCAACGGGCTGATACGCAAAGATAACGATTCGGTGCATTACGTTATTACAGCCAAAGGCAGCGATCTGGACAGGGCGGCGCTGCCGCTGCTGAAGTGGTCAAGGCCTTTCTGCAGGGACAAAAACTGCAGTGTTGCAGTAGAAATGGACGGGCAGCTTTCGCGATCAAGGTGA
- a CDS encoding redoxin domain-containing protein, whose product MQKKRVIYVFAAILIAIALVYFFGINRSAGASQSFMPAVGAKAPNYSFIYASNGTVANVSSLTGKPVLLWFVATWCSGCAVGNEMLNDNISYFKNKGINVIEVELYKDLGYSGAPINTFVNDYAPDVTSYSNFRSAISGYNLSLAYDKDGYLDIYYLIGPNGKILYENDGSLAATMKNLKSKINSLSSSL is encoded by the coding sequence ATGCAAAAAAAGAGAGTTATCTATGTATTTGCGGCAATATTAATTGCAATTGCTCTTGTATATTTCTTTGGGATAAATCGAAGCGCAGGAGCTTCGCAGTCGTTCATGCCGGCAGTGGGGGCAAAGGCTCCGAATTATTCCTTTATATACGCTTCTAATGGCACAGTGGCGAATGTTTCATCGTTGACAGGCAAGCCAGTGCTTCTTTGGTTTGTCGCAACGTGGTGCAGCGGATGCGCAGTAGGAAACGAAATGCTAAATGACAACATCAGTTACTTCAAAAATAAAGGCATAAATGTAATCGAAGTTGAGCTCTATAAAGACTTGGGATATAGCGGCGCACCCATAAACACATTCGTAAATGATTATGCGCCGGATGTGACTTCCTACAGCAACTTCAGAAGCGCCATTTCAGGTTATAACTTATCTCTTGCATACGATAAAGACGGTTATCTTGACATATATTATTTGATAGGACCAAATGGAAAGATACTTTACGAGAATGACGGCAGCCTTGCAGCCACGATGAAAAATCTTAAAAGTAAAATAAACTCCCTATCTAGTTCATTGTGA
- the merA gene encoding mercury(II) reductase, with protein MEKFDYAIIGQGAAAFAAAIKANELGKNTVMIGKNATEGATLGGTCVNVGCVPSKRMITVARFARELKVKRFRGFDYDKGSLKYKEIVQEKDDLVKGFHESKYENVMDSLEKVTYLNEFGSLQGAGRIKAGSKEIEAGKILIATGARSFIPKVQGIETVKCLDNESALSLKELPESMVVIGGRAIGLEFAQMFSMFGTKVTVLQRSPTILPNWEPTISKHLDKYLRDDGIDIRTNVEVKSVAGSSGRTEVKALVNGKEESFVADKLLMATGRTPNTEKLGLKNVNLETNDKGFIKIDGMMQTNVKGIYAAGDVTGNPMLETLAAKEGNIATQNMFGNKKVKIDLNEVPSAVFTEPEAAMVGRTEEQVIKDLNNCGCNALPMALVPKAGIISDTRGVIKVVINPKTHEILGAHMLGHGAADLIHEAVMAVKFHMKLEDIIDTVHVFPTMSEGFKLACQSFFADVSKQSCCTV; from the coding sequence ATGGAAAAATTCGACTATGCGATAATCGGGCAAGGAGCAGCTGCGTTCGCCGCAGCAATCAAAGCAAACGAGCTAGGTAAAAATACGGTAATGATAGGCAAGAATGCGACCGAAGGGGCAACGCTTGGAGGAACGTGTGTAAATGTAGGATGCGTGCCTAGCAAACGCATGATAACAGTTGCAAGATTCGCAAGAGAGCTGAAGGTCAAGCGCTTCAGAGGGTTCGACTATGATAAAGGCAGCCTGAAATACAAAGAGATAGTTCAGGAGAAAGATGACCTGGTAAAAGGATTCCACGAATCCAAATACGAGAACGTGATGGATTCGCTTGAAAAAGTCACCTATTTGAACGAGTTCGGCTCGCTACAGGGGGCTGGCAGGATAAAGGCAGGTTCCAAGGAGATTGAAGCAGGCAAGATACTGATAGCCACAGGGGCAAGGTCGTTCATACCGAAAGTCCAGGGCATTGAAACGGTAAAATGCCTGGACAACGAAAGCGCCCTGTCTCTAAAGGAGCTTCCGGAAAGCATGGTTGTCATTGGCGGCAGGGCAATAGGATTGGAATTCGCACAGATGTTCTCCATGTTCGGCACGAAGGTGACAGTATTGCAAAGGAGCCCTACAATACTCCCGAATTGGGAGCCTACGATATCAAAGCATTTGGACAAATACCTGCGAGATGACGGAATAGACATAAGAACCAATGTAGAGGTTAAATCCGTTGCTGGGAGTAGCGGCAGGACTGAAGTGAAAGCGCTGGTTAACGGCAAGGAAGAAAGCTTCGTTGCGGACAAATTGCTTATGGCTACAGGAAGAACGCCGAATACCGAAAAGCTAGGGCTAAAAAACGTAAACCTTGAGACTAATGATAAAGGTTTCATAAAAATAGACGGTATGATGCAGACAAACGTGAAGGGCATTTATGCGGCAGGTGATGTGACCGGCAATCCGATGCTTGAAACGCTTGCTGCCAAAGAGGGGAACATAGCTACGCAGAACATGTTCGGGAATAAGAAGGTGAAGATAGATTTAAACGAAGTTCCAAGCGCAGTGTTCACGGAGCCAGAAGCAGCAATGGTCGGCAGAACAGAGGAGCAAGTAATAAAGGACCTTAATAACTGCGGATGCAACGCACTTCCAATGGCGCTCGTTCCAAAAGCAGGCATAATATCTGATACAAGAGGTGTAATAAAAGTGGTAATAAACCCAAAAACGCATGAGATACTTGGAGCCCATATGCTTGGACACGGAGCTGCAGACCTTATACACGAAGCAGTAATGGCAGTAAAGTTCCATATGAAACTGGAAGACATAATAGACACGGTGCACGTATTTCCAACGATGAGTGAGGGATTCAAGCTTGCGTGCCAGTCGTTTTTTGCAGATGTATCCAAACAGAGCTGCTGCACGGTATAA
- a CDS encoding M20 family metallo-hydrolase: MDENKSSLISIIEKYRDDMVSTMSKMVSIPSISPMSDGKGEGARADFLEGKLKEWGFEVKRYEYTDETSTKRPNLVARHGNAPSTVWFVAHMDTVAPGDRALWLTDPFKAEIKEGKIYGRGTNDNGQDLIASMYALRALKEFGKETAFNIGVALVADEELGSRYGIQKLLQEQGIFGDKDMFVVPDYLSEGGGMVEIAEKGSLWLRIKVNGKQVHASTPALGVNANRNASKLITKIDEVLHQKYNATDGLYQPPYSTFEPTKREKNVDSVNIIPGSDVFYFDCRVLPKYKLDDVLNDVRAVCNSDEFKAVKVEIETFSREDPASPTSMDSDVVKRLLKSIKEVMGVEAKPMGVGGGTCAAFFRHKGFPAVAWGTEAEDMAHQPNEYCRIDDMVNDAKVFANMCL; the protein is encoded by the coding sequence ATGGACGAGAATAAAAGCAGCCTTATTTCGATTATAGAAAAGTATAGGGACGACATGGTAAGCACTATGTCAAAGATGGTCTCAATACCTTCGATTTCGCCGATGAGCGACGGAAAGGGCGAAGGCGCAAGGGCTGATTTCCTTGAAGGAAAGCTCAAGGAATGGGGATTCGAAGTAAAGAGGTATGAGTATACCGATGAGACAAGCACAAAAAGGCCGAACCTTGTAGCTAGGCATGGGAATGCTCCAAGCACAGTATGGTTTGTGGCGCACATGGACACAGTCGCGCCAGGCGACAGGGCTTTGTGGCTTACCGATCCTTTCAAGGCTGAGATAAAGGAAGGCAAAATTTACGGCAGAGGAACCAATGACAATGGGCAGGACTTAATAGCGTCGATGTACGCGCTAAGGGCGCTCAAGGAATTTGGCAAGGAAACGGCCTTCAACATAGGCGTTGCATTGGTGGCGGACGAGGAACTCGGAAGCAGGTACGGTATACAGAAACTTTTGCAGGAGCAGGGAATATTCGGTGATAAAGACATGTTCGTAGTTCCAGACTATCTTAGCGAAGGAGGAGGCATGGTTGAAATAGCGGAAAAAGGCTCGCTTTGGCTGAGGATAAAGGTCAACGGGAAGCAGGTGCACGCGAGCACGCCTGCATTAGGGGTCAACGCCAACAGAAATGCATCCAAGCTCATAACCAAGATTGACGAGGTGCTGCACCAGAAGTACAATGCAACGGATGGGCTCTACCAGCCGCCGTATTCGACTTTCGAGCCTACAAAGAGGGAGAAAAACGTAGACAGCGTTAATATAATACCAGGTTCGGATGTTTTCTATTTTGATTGCAGAGTGCTGCCAAAATACAAGCTGGACGATGTGCTCAATGATGTCAGAGCCGTATGCAATTCGGATGAATTCAAAGCAGTTAAAGTAGAAATAGAAACGTTCAGCAGGGAGGATCCGGCCTCGCCCACAAGCATGGATTCTGATGTGGTGAAACGCCTTCTCAAAAGCATAAAAGAGGTAATGGGAGTCGAGGCAAAGCCCATGGGCGTAGGCGGAGGCACGTGCGCAGCATTCTTCAGGCATAAAGGATTCCCTGCGGTTGCTTGGGGCACCGAAGCGGAGGACATGGCACACCAGCCCAACGAATACTGCAGGATAGACGACATGGTAAACGATGCAAAGGTATTCGCCAACATGTGCTTATAA